The DNA segment CCTTGTTCGATCCCCTTGGCCAGGCGTTCTGTGTTGGTCACAAAGAGATCATCTCCTACCAATTGAATAGAGTCCCCGAGGGTCTCTGTCAGCTTGGTCCATCCATCCCAATCGTTCTCATCCAATCCATCCTCTATGGATATGATGGGATACTTATCACACCAATCCTTCCAGAACCCCACCATCTCATCGCTGCTCAACTCATCACCGGTAGATGACAGAATGTACTTTCCTTTCTCTTTATCATAGAACTCACTGCTGGCCGCATCCAAGGCTAGCAGAAGGTCGTCTTCTATCTTGTATCCGGCCTTTTCTATGGCTTCCAGCACCACCTTGATGGCCTCTTCATTGGAATCGAGATTGGGTGCGAATCCACCTTCATCACCCACATTGGTAGAGTGTCCTTGGGATTTCAACACATCTTTCAATGCATGGAACACCTCGGCACCCATTCGCAAGGCTTCTGAGAAACTCTCAGCACCCACGGGCATGATCATGAACTCTTGGATATCGATCTTGTTATCTGCATGCGAACCTCCATTCAGGATATTCATCATAGGCACGGGAAGTGTATTGGCACTTACACCTCCCACGTAGCGATAGAGCGGTTGACCAGTGACCTGTGCCGCGGCATTGGCCACAGCCAGACTCACGCCTAGAATAGCATTGGCGCCCAGCAGGGCTTTATTCTCGGTACCATCCATTCCGACCATGGCCCGGTCGATCAGATTCTGATCCAGTACATAGGCTCCTCTCAATTCCTCATTGAGGGTCGTATTCACATTCTGGACCGCTTTGTTGACTCCCTTCCCTAGATAGATGCCTTTGTCACCATCGCGTAGCTCTACGGCTTCGTACATCCCTGTAGATGCGCCTGAAGGAACCGCTGCTCTTCCCACGGCCCCACTATCGGTATAGACCTCGACTTCGATGGTCGGATTGCCACGTGAATCCAGGATCTGTCTGGCGTGTATATTGGTTATCAAGCTCATTGTTCGGAGGTTATCAGTTCTTTTTTATTCTCTTTGACCGCCTCTACGAATTGATCGAAGAGGTAGCGACTATCGTGAGGTCCTGGATTGGCCTCTGGGTGATATTGCACAGAGAATACCGGGCGGTCTTTGAGTCGGATGCCAGCGATGGAATCGTCATTGAGGTGTACATGGGTGACCTCTATATTCTCAGCAAGATTGATACTACCCTCATCCACAACGAAGCCGTGGTTCTGTGAGGTGACCTCGGCCTTCCCAGAGATCTTGTTCAGCACAGGGTGATTGATACCCCGGTGACCGTGATGCATCTTGCGTGTCTTGAGGCCCTGGCTCAATGCGATCATCTGATGCCCGAGACAGATGCCGAATCCAGGCACCCCGGATTCCACCAGACTCTTGACCTTCTGGACCGTATCAGACATGGCCGCTGGATCACCTGGACCATTGGTATACATGATTCCATCGGGTCGGTTCTTCAAGATTTCTTCTGCGCTAGTAGTCATCGGATAACAAGTCACCTTGCATCCACGATCGGTCAAGCAGCGGATGATATTGGTCTTCGTGCCCAAGTCGAGCAGGGCAATGTGCACATCTGCGTCCTCATTCCCGTGAACAGAGATCTCGGTAGCACTCACCTTGGAGCTGAGTTCCATCCCATCCATGGAAGGTGTCTCTTTGAGCATTTGCTCCATCTCTGAATCACTGAGGTCTTCAGAGGTGATGAGGGCATTCATCGCTCCGCAATCGCGGATATGTCGGACCAGCGCTCGGGTATCGATATCGGATATTCC comes from the Flavobacteriales bacterium genome and includes:
- the eno gene encoding phosphopyruvate hydratase encodes the protein MSLITNIHARQILDSRGNPTIEVEVYTDSGAVGRAAVPSGASTGMYEAVELRDGDKGIYLGKGVNKAVQNVNTTLNEELRGAYVLDQNLIDRAMVGMDGTENKALLGANAILGVSLAVANAAAQVTGQPLYRYVGGVSANTLPVPMMNILNGGSHADNKIDIQEFMIMPVGAESFSEALRMGAEVFHALKDVLKSQGHSTNVGDEGGFAPNLDSNEEAIKVVLEAIEKAGYKIEDDLLLALDAASSEFYDKEKGKYILSSTGDELSSDEMVGFWKDWCDKYPIISIEDGLDENDWDGWTKLTETLGDSIQLVGDDLFVTNTERLAKGIEQG
- the carA gene encoding glutamine-hydrolyzing carbamoyl-phosphate synthase small subunit, producing MKRATLLLEDGTRFQGRAIGAKGTTTGEIAFNTGMTGYQEIFTDPSYYGQVLVMNTSHIGNYGTHAEEIESGSIKIAGLVVKKFSEVYSRPSASMSIQDYLEKAGLVGISDIDTRALVRHIRDCGAMNALITSEDLSDSEMEQMLKETPSMDGMELSSKVSATEISVHGNEDADVHIALLDLGTKTNIIRCLTDRGCKVTCYPMTTSAEEILKNRPDGIMYTNGPGDPAAMSDTVQKVKSLVESGVPGFGICLGHQMIALSQGLKTRKMHHGHRGINHPVLNKISGKAEVTSQNHGFVVDEGSINLAENIEVTHVHLNDDSIAGIRLKDRPVFSVQYHPEANPGPHDSRYLFDQFVEAVKENKKELITSEQ